The following are encoded together in the Plasmodium brasilianum strain Bolivian I chromosome 10, whole genome shotgun sequence genome:
- a CDS encoding fam-l protein — protein MEQKFKSLIYNKIPTFIFLTWICHSYIYMSRQSKSLVECYNQHRRLYAKNYRLLAIYKQDKDSSIVYLKKEIRNRVNNINDMFNNEKYSSEIIEQLNGSSQGNKRRHQKDMKNKSCIFETKKYSHLEKKIFKELDYIDFLKNNKTISDKIYKKIMIKKCGLRVALPILLLFVLAISFILDNFCECGLTHGLFKLIILISPAVGASQLQQYTYLKDVNNLSKIFTNDTSPALAILHMWLTKSPLSWFTNSVIKTKNNIKANYCVTGFFGFLIYFVPVSLLGIILISRIVYYHKKVKKYEKIKFRKR, from the exons ATGgaacaaaaatttaagtctttaatatataataaaattcctacatttatatttttaacttggATATGTCATTCTTACATTTATATG aGTAGGCAAAGTAAATCATTGGTTGAATGCTACAACCAACATAGAAGGTTATACGCAAAAAATTACCGTTTACTGGCAATATATAAGCAAGATAAGGATTCAAGTAttgtgtatttaaaaaaagagatacgAAATCGAGTaaacaatataaatgatatgtttaataatgaaaaatattcctCGGAAATAATTGAACAATTAAATGGGAGTTCACaaggaaataaaagaagacatcaaaaagatatgaaaaataaatcttgtatatttgaaactaaaaaatattcccatttagaaaaaaaaatcttcaAAGAACTTGATTATATAGATTTTCTcaaaaacaacaaaacaaTTAGTGATaagatttacaaaaaaataatgattaaAAAATGCGGATTACGAGTAGCCTTACCAATATTACTGCTTTTTGTATTAGCGATATCGTTCATATTAGATAATTTTTGTGAATGTGGGCTTACACATGGtttgtttaaattaataattcttatttCACCTGCCGTAGGTGCTAGTCAACTTCAACAATATACATATCTTAAAGATGTTAATAATCTTTCAAAAATCTTTACAAATGACACTTCTCCCGCTCTAGCAATTTTGCATATGTGGTTGACGAAATCACCTTTAAGCTGGTTCACAAATTCtgttataaaaacaaaaaataatattaaagcAAACTACTGTGTAACAGGTTTTTTTGGTttccttatatattttgtaccTGTTTCCTTACTAGGAATCATACTTATATCAAGAATtgtttattatcataaaaaagttaaaaaatatgaaaaaattaagttcaggaaaagataa
- a CDS encoding STP1 protein, which yields MENCIPKHFTISGTAGFSLTLTEPFRTIRTYVQNRTKFLKTANNENLFREECKQLADFLIKNMSPPRHTSQHMWESLLKFQLHHYFKDITNYGGCPMILKKEHKELLELKYKEEDFCKKRSIDLNVIETIKKKNSGKCENTCLDKCKTYNAWIKEMQKQFEEKKNLFERCYKVEPAKKTKKLTKESTCDIMNQETFKELSECTTSNSAETTVGLLENKRLQSGTEGTDQNIPKPQNQNIDVPTPPEAQTELELQIPSQSPSKLIKSEASEIQHSTKETENSQSLTDASLEKTKISEDVHAASEVTNELLSPTVQDIQLSPDPKNTQPTHSASTYTLAHSPPQIPHTPGTTLNPSDKYTSSILISLFALTGMFKKKKKIRRRHVKFLRLLVPSFSNKKSTIFMDDPLEHTIYDDEEIIKKIKINELTKNVNLSKRKRDRSKIIVEVHMEVLEEFRNKEWENIQDEFLEICIDEFTKEDNITFPNLIDDDLIIENIKCISDIKKQNILWNKWIQRHRNLSQNLKKDYWFNNLKDEWKREVSYIQEMEEIKKKSPNENQKVSYLEREKDIWRQWISKKGMIIQQHLDQYWNNGLAEELQNISDEYVNEDTKNYVSLLNVEELKHKENYKELCKYIKKKLLTKFCILVLITVLEEYKKEVNLENRESYLDRSINEWKGEGYSSKKQEITENIIEYNKNDIEKKRNEEFDAHIRKDSFRNEIEDWIREDDLHANSIVSDITVDKSDEIEEKHFL from the exons ATGGAAAATTGTATACCTAAg CATTTCACTATTTCTGGAACGGCAGGATTTTCGCTAACCCTCACAGAACCATTTAGGACTATTAGAACTTACGTACAAAATAGAACTAAATTCTTAAAAACGGCAAATAACGAAAATTTATTTAGAGAAGAATGCAAACAATTAGCTGATTTTCTAATTAAGAATATGTCTCCTCCTCGGCATACAAGCCAACATATGTGGGAATCATTATTAAAGTTTCAACTACACCATTACTTTAAGGATATAACTAATTATGGTGGATGCCCtatgattttaaaaaaagaacataaagaacttttagaattaaaatataaagaagagGATTtctgtaaaaaaagaagtatagATTTGAATGTAAtagaaacaataaaaaaaaaaaactcagGTAAATGTGAAAATACATGTTTAGACAAATGCAAAACATATAATGCATGGATTAAAGAGATGCAGAAGCAAtttgaagaaaagaaaaacctCTTCGAAAGATGTTACAAAGTGGAACCAGCAAAAAAGACCAAAAAACTAACTAAAGAATCGACATGTGATATAATGAATCAAGAAACATTTAAAGAACTTTCTGAATGTACAACCTCGAATTCAGCAGAAACTACTGTAGGATTActtgaaaataaaagattacAAAGTGGAACTGAAGGTACAGATCAAAATATTCCCAAACCtcaaaatcaaaatatagaTGTGCCCACTCCACCAGAAGCACAAACTGAACTTGAACTACAAATTCCATCACAATCTCCATCAAAACTTATTAAAAGTGAAGCTTCAGAAATTCAGCATTCAACTAAAGAAACTGAGAATTCACAATCTTTAACAGATGCATCATTagaaaaaactaaaatttcTGAAGATGTACATGCAGCATCAGAAGTTACTAATGAATTACTCTCTCCAACTGTTCAAGACATACAATTATCTCCTGATCCTAAGAATACACAGCCAACTCATAGTGCATCGACATATACCTTAGCACATAGTCCTCCTCAAATACCCCATACTCCAG GTACGACATTAAATCCAAGTGATAAATATACATCATCTATTTTAATAAGTTtg TTTGCTTTAACTggaatgtttaaaaaaaaaaaaaagataagaagAAGACATGTGAAATTTCTGAGATTGCTTGTACCTTCATTTTCTAACAAGAAGAGTACAATTTTTATGGATGATCCTTTAGAACACACAATATATGATGatgaagaaattataaaaaaaataaaaataaatgaacttacaaaaaatgtaaatttatcAAAGCGAAAAAGAGACAGATCCAAAATCATAGTAGAAGTACATATGGAAGTACTCGAAGAATTCAGAAATAAAGAATGGGAAAACATCCAAGAcgaatttttagaaatatgcATAGATGAGTTCACAAAAGAAGATAATATAACCTTTCCTAATTTAATTGATGATGATctaataatagaaaatattaaatgtatcagtgatattaaaaaacaaaatattctaTGGAATAAATGGATACAAAGACATAGAAATCTTTCTCAAAATCTGAAAAAAGACTATTGGTTTAATAATTTGAAGGATGAATGGAAAAGAGAAGTATCTTACATACAAGAAatggaagaaataaaaaagaaatctcCAAATGAAAATCAAAAAGTTTCATATttagaaagagaaaaagatatatggaGACAGTGGATATCAAAAAAGGGTATGATTATACAACAACATCTTGATCAGTACTGGAATAATGGATTAGCAGAGGAGTTGCAGAATATCTCAGATGAATATGTAAATGAAGAtactaaaaattatgtatcaCTATTAAATGTAGAAGAATTGAAGcacaaagaaaattataaagaattatgtaaatatataaaaaaaaaattattaacaaagtTTTGTATTCTCGTGCTTATAACAGTATtagaagaatataaaaaggagGTAAACCTTGAAAATAGGGAATCATATTTGGATAGATCCATAAATGAATGGAAAGGAGAAGGATATTCAAGTAAAAAGCAAGAAATtacagaaaatataattgaatataataaaaatgatatagaaaagaaaagaaatgagGAATTTGATGCTCATATACGGAAAGATAGTTTCAGAAATGAGATAGAAGATTGGATAAGAGAAGATGACTTACATGCAAATTCTATAGTTAGTGATATAACAGTAGACAAATCAGAtgaaatagaagaaaaacaCTTTCTATAA
- a CDS encoding fam-m protein: MLIKSTERKYKYGIILDKRNYRIIAKTKQDIYPNVLCLKEKFPNNENIKYKNISNNAKGVNRRNKQSNRSLLNEAQYYTEVIDYNNGMFDGKHFHFEKKWIKKKDYIDFLEKKRRICNIALKKIKFKNYGYIVAMFVIFFFFGIGLPVLSNLESLDTAWNGLDKKNVLKILYEAVKGWDQTAKSTIYLTIFSVLMLTLIIVLVKGICKILRNNEKYNKIKLITE, translated from the coding sequence ATGCTTATTAAATCCACggaaagaaaatataaatatggtATAATATTagataaaagaaattatagaaTAATAGCAAAAACTAAACAGGATATATATCCAAATGTTTTATGCTTAAAAGAAAAGTTTCcaaataatgaaaacattaaatataaaaatatatctaataatgCAAAAGGAGTTAATAGAAGAAACAAGCAATCAAATAGAAGTTTATTAAATGAGGCACAATACTATACAGAAGTAatagattataataatggaatgtttgatggaaaacatttccattttgaaaaaaaatggattaagaaaaaagattatattgattttcttgaaaaaaaaaggagaatttgtaatatagctttaaaaaaaataaaatttaaaaattacggATATATAGTTGCTatgtttgttattttttttttctttggaATAGGATTACCAGTATTATCTAACTTGGAGTCTTTGGATACAGCATGGAATGGGCtggacaaaaaaaatgtattgaaaattttatatgaagCCGTAAAAGGGTGGGATCAAACAGCAAAGTCCACTATTTATTTAACAATATTTAGTGTACTAATGCTTACATTAATTATTGTGCTTGTAAAAGGAATTTGTAAAAtcttaagaaataatgaaaaatataataaaattaagttgaTAActgagtaa
- a CDS encoding tryptophan-rich protein, protein MKSILFFVSASAVIFKLSSTSESVNGCFSGICSGKTKPALCKSYNGPEDMPIFYLRQKILEFKTLEENKNEKWKLWFKKQKKDMIKDFKKKNNAWFGNKNEKWNNFLYNLEEKWLHYNPYMQEEYKSDIYDVCSNWSDNQWIEWFKTHGLNYITSDFESWFNEIISSYNKIMTCKLMYWKEKKKNEWDSHPFRLYEVDRWTRWLEKLLFLDKDIYIKVSAYREWDQRIRNEEYLWNFLIKRIKKKYINDVNTMVKQWCKEVMNDYNKWLISFYINWIENKQWNVWLIEKKMK, encoded by the exons atGAAATCAATACTCTTTTTTGTATCAGCTTCCGctgttatatttaaattatcttcTACCTCTGAAAGTGTTAATGGTTGCTTTAGTGgg ataTGTAGTGGAAAAACAAAACCTGCACTTTGTAAGTCTTATAATGGTCCTGAGGATATgccaatattttatttaaggCAAAAGATATTGGAATTTAAAACattagaagaaaataaaaatgaaaaatggaaattatggtttaaaaaacaaaaaaaagatatgataaaggattttaaaaagaaaaataatgctTGGTTTGGaaacaaaaatgagaaatggaataattttttgtacaaCTTAGAGGAAAAATGGTTACACTATAATCCCTATATGCAGGAAGAATATAAATCAGATATTTATGATGTATGCTCTAATTGGAGTGACAATCAATGGATAGAATGGTTCAAAACACATggattaaattatataacatcAGATTTTGAAAGTTGGTTCAATGAAATTATATCATcttacaataaaattatgacaTGCAAGTTAATGTATtggaaagaaaagaagaagaatgAATGGGATTCACATCCTTTTAGGTTATACGAAGTTGATCGCTGGACACGCTGGttggaaaaattattatttctagataaagatatttatataaaagtttcAGCGTATAGAGAATGGGACCAAAGAATAAGGAATGAAGAGTATTTGTGGAACTTTTTAATTAAgcgtattaaaaaaaaatatataaatgacgTAAACACGATGGTAAAACAGTGGTGTAAAGAAGTTATGAACGACTATAACAAATGGTTGATatccttttatataaattggaTAGAAAATAAACAGTGGAATGTATGGCttatagaaaagaaaatgaaatag
- a CDS encoding fam-l protein, with product MKQKINILLFIKFTTFILLCCICHFYIHVSTLKLLLEENCNNCKKFPARNYRLLSKYKKNCDSNALCLKEELPTKGFSPPNDISTNKKDKLEKNKKKNGCSSMIVGDYKPDVKNKTCIFETKEYSNLEKKIFKELDYTNFLKNNRTISNKVYRKLICKKYGLRIILPVLFFLFLLIIFILEVALGYVGKTSLLYVLGLNKVNLTSLSSQEPWKYIIEALKKTDFLKHAIETGVSPQRVCELCSSAKEVSDICILGQFFRILIYFVPFIIMSITIISRIIYYHKKVKKYEKIKLRKR from the exons atgaagcaaaaaattaatattttattatttattaaatttactaCGTTTATCCTTTTATGTTGTATATGTCATTTTTACATTCATGtg aGTACTCTTAAGCTATTGTTAGAGGAAAATTgcaataattgtaaaaaatttcctGCAAGAAATTATCGTTTACTGTCAAAATACAAGAAGAATTGTGATTCAAATGCTTTATGTTTAAAAGAGGAATTGCCAACTAAAGGATTTTCCCCCCCAAATGATATATCTACTAATAAGAAggataaattagaaaaaaacaaaaaaaaaaatggatgtTCATCAATGATTGTAGGAGATTATAAACCAGATGTGAAAAACAAAACTTGTATATTTGAAACGAAAGAATATTccaatttagaaaaaaaaatattcaaggAACTTGATTATAcgaattttcttaaaaataacagGACTATTAGCAATAAGGTTTACagaaaattaatatgtaaaaaatatggattaCGCATTATTTTACCtgtattattctttttgtttttattaataatatttatattagaaGTAGCACTGGGATATGTAGGAAAAACTAGTTTATTGTATGTATTAGGTTTAAACAAGGTTAATTTAACATCCTTGTCCAGCCAAGAACCATGGAAATACATTATAGAAGCGTTGAAAAAGACAGATTTCCTTAAGCACGCTATAGAAACTGGAGTTTCCCCCCAGAGAGTATGTGAACTTTGTAGTAGTGCAAAAGAAGTTAGTGATATCTGTATTTTAGGACAATTTTTTcgcattttaatatattttgtaccTTTCATTATAATGAGCATAACCATAATATCacgaattatttattaccataaaaaagttaaaaaatatgaaaaaattaaattaaggaaaagataa
- a CDS encoding STP1 protein produces the protein MKWNFSGQGYGVFEYFSNPQFKEIIEYIKKETPKLKSIRRKNEFREKCLRFAEYVIEKKYKNPPRFKQENWEAALKTWVKHFFFKKKTKYGICPVIFEKNDRDLLELTYKAEDFFEKKEKELKKIKHLKEKKEISNNCINDNKCKRSCEEYNEWIISMQKEFEEKQVFILDNSNKEFTKLKDKKTLSDLLKSDTFEEIPNCSYREAAVNAEPVSEEKEEAPVVKPKGAPKEQIMSSAGEDGQSMEAGVPSERNDQMPQETCTSHSDQVQREKESLHEGPHKDTETNSGKNAQYEQKRLLQIPGNSETTVKGNVISPQEKPLTDVHATTFKPAALSIPNLPSVTSGILKKPGLFKKKKKIKRREVKFLRILVPSYYKRSKFLRQSHLEHPINEEEEIIKKIKIQEHNMNKNENVSYGKKDRSITIIEVHMEILEECRNKEWEYNKGEFLAICQEVLTKKENRTYTNLKDDAVVMDNIKSTNEIEKQKSLWSKWVERHKMFLEKLRKKDWFNNLKNDWKEEKSYIKNSEKLRKYLSNENEKDPFLERKKDIWRRWVSRKGTIVEKYLEEDLFEKLREEIYNMIDTYENEGRKDDILFMNKEELENKENYEVLYKYFKTKLLEKLCILVFMIVLEECKNEEYIENMESHFDNSINECITGKNLDIKPEIEENLIDINGDVLGNIKNNKNYAYEGEDCFREELKEWIRENDAYINSLDSDNNIDECYQVVE, from the exons ATGAAATgg aaTTTCAGTGGACAAGGTTATGGGGTTTTCGAATATTTTAGTAATCCACAATTTAAGGaaattatagaatatattaaaaaggaaactCCTAAATTAAAGTCTATAAGacgtaaaaatgaatttagaGAAAAATGCTTACGTTTTGCTGAATATgtaattgaaaaaaagtataaaaatccACCTAGGTTTAAACAAGAAAATTGGGAAGCAGCACTTAAAACATGGGTAAAgcattttttcttcaaaaagAAAACTAAATATGGCATCTGTCCTGTTATTTTTGAGAAGAACGATAGAGATCTTTTAGAATTAACATATAAGGCAGAGGAtttctttgaaaaaaaagaaaaagaattaaaaaaaataaaacacttaaaagaaaaaaaagaaatttcaaataattgcattaatgataataaatgtaaacgTTCATGTGAGGAATATAATGAATGGATTATATCTATGCAGAAAGAATTTGAAGAAAAACAAGTCTTTATTTTAGACAATTCTAATAAggaatttacaaaattaaaggataaaaaaacattgaGCGACTTGCTTAAATCTGATACATTTGAAGAAATTCCTAATTGCTCATACAGGGAAGCAGCTGTTAATGCTGAACCTGTATCTGAGGAAAAAGAGGAAGCTCCTGTAGTAAAACCAAAAGGAGCTCcaaaagaacaaattatGAGTTCAGCTGGAGAAGATGGGCAATCTATGGAAGCTGGAGTTCCATCTGAAAGAAATGATCAAATGCCACAAGAAACGTGTACTTCTCATTCAGATCAAGTACAACGTGAAAAAGAATCCTTACATGAAGGTCCCCATAAAGATACTGAAACTAATAGTGGAAAAAACGCACAATATGAACAGAAAAGACTGTTACAAATTCCAGGAAATTCTGAAACAACAGTTAAAGGAAATGTAATTTCACCTCAAGAAAAACCCCTAACTGATGTCCATGCAACTACTTTTAAACCTGCTGCACTATCAATTCCTAACTTACCTTCTGTAACATCTGGCATCCTTAAAAAGCCTG ggttgtttaaaaaaaaaaaaaagataaaaagaagagaagTTAAATTTCTGAGAATATTAGTACCTTCCTATTATAAAAgaagtaaatttttaagaCAAAGTCATTTGGAGCACCcaataaatgaagaagaagaaataattaaaaaaataaaaatacaagaacataatatgaacaaaaatgaaaatgtatcATACGGAAAAAAGGACAGATCCATAACTATTATAGAAGTACATATGGAAATACTGGAAGAATGCAGAAATAAAGAATGGGAATATAACAAAGGAGAATTTTTAGCAATATGCCAAGaagtattaacaaaaaaagaaaatagaacCTACACTAACTTAAAAGATGATGCAGTAGTAATggataatattaaaagtaccaatgaaattgaaaaacaaaaaagtcTATGGAGTAAATGGGTGGAAAGacataaaatgtttttggaaaaattgagaaaaaaGGATTGGTTTAACAATCTGAAAAATGATtggaaagaagaaaaatcatacataaaaaatagtgaaaaattaagaaaatatctttcaaatgaaaatgaaaaagatccatttttagaaagaaaaaaagatatatggaGACGTTGGGTATCAAGGAAGGGTACTAttgtagaaaaatatttggaAGAGGACTTGTTTGAAAAATTGAGAgaggaaatatataatatgatagATACATATGAAAATGAAGGAAGAAAGgatgatatattatttatgaataaagaagaattggaaaacaaagaaaattatgaagtattatataaatactttaaaacaaaattattagaaaaacTGTGTATACTAGTATTTATGATTGTACTAGAGGAATGTAAAAATGAGGagtatatagaaaatatggAATCACATTTCGATAATTCTATAAATGAATGTATAACAGGAAAAAACTTAGATATTAAACCAGAAATTGAGGAAAATTTAATTGATATTAACGGAGATGTTTTagggaatataaaaaataataaaaattatgcttATGAAGGAGAAGACTGTTTCAGAGAAGAATTGAAAGAATGGATAAGAGAAAATGATGCATACATAAATTCCTTAGATAGTGATAATAACATAGACGAATGCTATCAAGTGGTAGAATAA